CCCCCTCAAGGCAGAAAGAGAAGTTCAAGTCGCCTTGGGGCAATCTGGAGAGGTGGCTGAATTGGTGAAAGCACTTCCCTGCTAAGGAAGCATGGGGCAACCCATTGCAGCTACTCTTCGAGAACGCTTCGCGAACAAATCCTGCCATCCCGATATACCCCTGTGATGTAATTGGAAACATGAAGTATGTATAATACACAAGAGATGAAACAAGCAAAAACCAAGCATGGCATCTTTCTAGGGTGAGTTACACCCAATGTTAAGCCTGTGGACTGGTTAAGTGCCGTCACTGCCAGGATGAAGCAGGAAGTAAGCACCAAAGAAATCTATTTTTAGGTAACTTTGGGTAAGTCTTATGTAACGGATGAAGCAAGAGTGGCTTTCAATTTCATAACCTGGATATCAGCAAATGCTACTCTTGCCCCCGCCACCTGCTCCAAAGTACACACCGACTCGCGACTCAGGCAAAGCTTGAATGTTCACCTTCCCAAATCTGAAGTTGTCGTTCAGCCGCAACGATACAATTGAGAAATTTGGGTGGATGTAAGAAGTTGTCATAAGCAACTGCCATCTGTCTAGCTGCTTCATCATAGGGAATTCGCCCTATTCCTGTGCCTAACCCAGGACAGGCAATCTGATCAATTTTTCGGGTGGCATTTTGATTGTGTCGTCGAACGGCTAAAAGCATTGCCCACATTGCTATGTAGGGGATATCCGTACCAGCAATAGACATGGGTACTCGCATGGTGGGTGTATGAGCCAGAAAAGGGTGTTTGGGATGACCCGTTTCCAAGATGAATGATGTGCCAACAGGCTGTTCACCCAGGAATTCTTCCAGGATGTACTGCTGTACTTTTGTCATCAGGGAACGACCAAAAAACTGTAAAATTTCTGCATCCATGCCCCCATCCATCATGCCAAATGAATTGGCAGGGCTGACTAAACAGTCAAATTCGGGCAACCATTGGAAATAGTCGTTGACGATTTCCACATTGGGTAAATAGCTGAAATACTGTTGAAACGCTGCAAACAGTTGTGAGCTGGGAGCTACAAGTATTAGCTTCAAGTTGTAAACTGACCTCCGCTTAGAACGCTATTTTAGAGGCAAACTAAGGGGAGTGTCAACGTACTAGAGTGGTTATTGGCAGTTATGAAAATAGCTAGTCATGCAGATGTGGTGTAAATGGCAACACAAGGGTGTGGTAAATCCTCGATGTGGGTTCGATTCCCGCCATCTGCTTTTGAATACAGGTGTTTAGTAAAGCCTTTTTGCCTGGGCAAATCTTGCCACCTGTTTATCCGTAATTTTTATAGAAGAGGAGGTGTAGAAATGACTACGATGACGGTAACTGATACTTTGGCAGAATTAACACTGTTGGAAAAACGGATTGATTCGGCACGAGCGAATTTAGATAATAATACGTTAATTGCTGTTGTGGAAGTCGGCAAAGTGCCAACAGGCTATAAATCAAGAGAAGACCATGCCTCTAAAGCACGCGCGGCTTTACAACGAGTTGATGCTTTAATTGACAGACGACGCACTATTAAACGAGCTGTTGTTTTGTCGAATGCCTCCACTATGGTTTCCGTCGCGGGTGAAGAAATGACGGTGGCTGAAGCTATCGAGATGAAGAATTTTATCTTGTACTATGAGGCAGTTTTTCACACGATGGTGTCGGCGTATACTCGCACTCAGAATGAGTACAAAGCCGCTCAAACGCGAGTGAAAGATCGACTGGATAAGTTAGCCAAGGAGGTGTTGGGTAAAAATGCTGCGTCTGAAAAATATCAATCTCTGGCGGATAGCTTCTTAGAACGAGAAGGCGTCGAATTGCTCGACCCCACTAATCTGGCAGAAGCAATTGAGAGACGACAAGAGTTTGTTGAAGAGTTTAAATCAACGGTTGACCGGGTACTGTCAATTAGCAATGCCCGCACCATGATTGAGATTCCCGACTAAACTAGAATTGCTGGTCACTCGAAAACCTTTAAATTTATGGATTTAGATGGATAGCTCAATAGCGTAGAGCACATGCTATTAGAAGCATGAGGTGTCGATTCGCAACCGACTCCATCTACCACTACCTTTAAAGCTTAACGCTCAACGCTTAACGCTTAAAGTTCAATCGTTAAAGGTTAGACAATTAACTCTCAAACCATAAAGGTTAACGATCGATAAAATCCAGGGTGTTGGTTGTAGGTTCCATAAAACCTTGAGGTTCCCACCTGGCTGAGTGGTCAGCACTCACTTAAGCCCTCAACTAAAGTTGGGGCTAAAAGCTTAAACCCGTTGAAACGGGTTCAAAGGCTTCCCCTGTAAGCTCGATTCTTACTTTGGCTTTGACGCGGAAATTTATGCTCCTGTTGGTTAATTAACTAGGGGAAAGACCCCTCCCCGAACCTCTCCCCGAACCTCTCCCCGAACCTCTCCCTAGCCCTCCCCTACGAGGGGAGGGAAGTGGAATATATAGCAGTAGACACATCGATTAGGACTTTCCGAACTGTTGTAGAGACGTTGCATGCAACGTCTCTACCATAAGATGCGTCCTAACTGCTATGGCGATTGCTATATTTCTTATTTGGAGGGGCTTTCAGGCTCCCCCATGGAACAAAAAGCGAAGCATCCTTTGGTCTCCCCCTTTTGAAGGGGGACGGGAGGGGGATCTAAAATTGCTTGTGTCTATTCCCATTCTCGCCACTGGTTCGCCCAGTTTTGGAAAATGCCCAAAATTTGCTCCCGTCGCTGTTCAAAGTTAGCGGCAATGCTAATAAAAATGATGCCAACGATTAAGCCAATTACCCATTTGGAAAAGGGATACTGAAAACTCAAAACAACTAACTGGTAAAAAACCGTTAGCACAAATGTGGCAGTTCCAACCATTAAGAATGCCCGGATTCGCAGTCCTAATCCGGCAAATATGGCAATCAGGCTAATTATTCCTGGAATGAGTCCAGTCTCTTGATGGAAAAAGAACGCAGCTAAACAAATTATGCTACTACCCAGTAAGCGGAGATAATGACGAGTTTGTCGTGTTCGGGAACGTCTTAATTCTGGATCAATTTGGGCGATGTAGAGGCAAGAGCCGCCAATTATGGCAGCATAGCATAAGGGTTCAGTGATCTGTTGATTAACTAAAAGCCGCCAGATTGCCCAATCAACAAAAAATAGACTCAAATATGTCCAGCGTAAATTAGACTGGCGGTTGGCAACCCAGGCATAAAATCCGGCAACCGCCAGTAAATTGATTGAAGATAGGGTTTGATAATTGAGGCAAACGGTTAGCAAAGGAGAGATGATGGCGTAATGTTGCCAAGGTTTATCATTCCATCCCCACCGTCGCCAGGGTAGTTGAAAAAGCGCGATCGCGAATAAACAAGCCATTACCCCTCTCCAGGAGTCAAATATACTCAACTGTGTCCATGTCAAACGTGCATAAACACCAGTGGCGGCGACTTCGGTTAATCCGGCGTATATCCAGAGGTTAGATGATGGGGGTGATGAGGGAGATAACTGGCGTTTTTGTCTTGTACGCCCCTGTAATAAGGCATAGATAGCCAGTACCCAACTGATGACAAGTCCGATGGTTCTCAGATTTGGTGTGGTAAATACAGACATTCCCACCGTTAACACCATCAAACAACTGGCAATTGCCCAGTGAATATGTGCGGTGATTTTAATTTCAGTGATACTGAGGTTGAGAAGGGTGGAACGATCGCGCGATTGCCAAAACCAAGCCAACACTCGATAAATAACCGCGATCGCAGCCGCGACACCCGCTAGAATGGTAAAGCCATCCGCCGGATTGCCGCCATCGGCTTGCAGCATCTGGTAGATCACCAGTTCATACCAAGCAATAGAAATACCCGCTAGGGAAAGATAGGTGAGCCCTTTCCAGGGAAAACGGCGACGCCCTACGCCTATCCCGGTTAACGCTGCACCAAGAGTGAGTAACCCGGTATACGGGGTGAAATACGTCCAGCGCAAACAAATGCCAATTAGGGCATAAATTAAGGGTAAAATCTCCAGTGCATCCCTAGACGTGCCAGATGCGCCATGGGGCGTCTCTACAGGTTCCTCGGTGTCTCCATCTAAACGGGCAAACCACCAATCGGTGAGGAATAGTATCACAAGTGCCAGGATAATATTGGCGGTGGCTAAGGTTAGGGTTGAACCATTTCGTAACAGAATCGTATTCGCGATCGCTAATTCGATTGTCCAGCTAATGCCATAGACACCAAATGTTGTAAATGATCGCCAACAGCGAAACCAAATCGCACCACCAATTAAAATTGATGCGGCGAGGTAATGCCAACTGGATGGAATTAGTTCGACGTAACTCTGGGTACTATGCAGCGTCAGCAAGCCTAATTCTGTAGAAGACAGGGCAATTGCCCATCCATCCGAGGCTTGGGCGTATAACTGGGCTAAATCACCAGACTGGGGAATTAAGCTAGCCCGTAGCAGCCATAATCCCAAACTTGCGATCGCACCAACCAAATACCAATCGGCGACGGATAAGGGAGGTAATCCGGGAATTCCTTGCCACAGCCATGCACTAAAAAAGCTGAGGGCAAAACCAATTGTAATCGCGGCGGCTACCGTTTGGCGTAAATAGCGACTATTCAGGAACATTAACACTGTGGCAACCCCTAAGCCAATCAGTCGAATCTCCGGTTGGAATAGGGTTAGCCACTGGGCAAGAAATAAAGCGATCGCACTCCACGAAGTAGCCTGAATGCGCCGCGATCGCTGACTAAGACTGGCAACTCCAGTTAAGGTTAATGGGGTGAGTAACCATAAAAGTCCCCAAGGGTTAACCCTGAGCGAAGTCGAAGGGTGCATGGGAAAGGGAATTACATAAGTAATACTTTCCCCAGCCAGTAATACATAACTAATTCCAGCGAGGACAAAACCAATGTGCCAACAACTGCGATACCAACTCTGTTGGGGGACAGGAGATGGAGGATTTGCTGCTACCGTTTGCCCTTCCTGCCTTATACTCAGACTCCATTCTGCCACCATTAG
The Coleofasciculus chthonoplastes PCC 7420 DNA segment above includes these coding regions:
- a CDS encoding macro domain-containing protein, encoding MKLILVAPSSQLFAAFQQYFSYLPNVEIVNDYFQWLPEFDCLVSPANSFGMMDGGMDAEILQFFGRSLMTKVQQYILEEFLGEQPVGTSFILETGHPKHPFLAHTPTMRVPMSIAGTDIPYIAMWAMLLAVRRHNQNATRKIDQIACPGLGTGIGRIPYDEAARQMAVAYDNFLHPPKFLNCIVAAERQLQIWEGEHSSFA